Proteins encoded in a region of the Pieris brassicae chromosome 3, ilPieBrab1.1, whole genome shotgun sequence genome:
- the LOC123707150 gene encoding replication stress response regulator SDE2: protein MSAKIYFENKIITLLTPCNNIHDLKQTIFKQYGIPYNHMYVTINGKLADPGVVLHESNIVRMCTRLIGGKGGFGSMLRAIGAQIEKTTNREACRDLSGRRLRDINEEKRLRKWLEGQEEREREAIERKQKKLEKLLAEPKIEVSLNPSYEKERQELPERVSSAVDAGWQVAGTSGERKRKSDEVLQKKKKAKLWIDAELSDCSSSSESDNESPNDKIEAGAMSDSSNKSELKT, encoded by the coding sequence ATGAGtgctaaaatttatttcgaaaACAAGATAATTACACTTCTAACACCTTGCAATAATATTCatgatttaaaacaaacaatttttaaacaatatggAATTCCGTATAACCATATGTACGTAACGATAAATGGAAAGTTAGCCGATCCTGGTGTGGTTCTCCACGAATCTAACATTGTTAGAATGTGTACACGGTTAATCGGAGGAAAAGGCGGATTTGGTTCCATGTTGAGAGCGATTGGCGCTCAAATCGAAAAAACAACAAATCGTGAAGCTTGCCGAGATCTTTCCGGTCGTCGACTACGTGATATCAACGAAGAAAAGCGTCTAAGAAAGTGGCTAGAAGGTCAAGAAGAAAGAGAACGAGAGgctattgaaagaaaacagaAAAAGCTAGAGAAACTGCTTGCTGAGCCTAAGATTGAGGTTAGTTTGAATCCCAGTTATGAGAAAGAGCGCCAAGAGTTACCTGAACGCGTGAGTTCAGCTGTAGATGCAGGGTGGCAGGTAGCAGGAACCTCAGGTGAAAGAAAACGTAAATCCGATGAAGTACTtcagaagaagaagaaagctAAGTTGTGGATTGATGCAGAGTTATCAGATTGCTCATCATCAAGTGAAAGTGATAATGAGTCACCCAATGATAAAATTGAAGCTGGAGCCATGTCAGACTCTAGTAATAAATCTgagttaaaaac